From Etheostoma spectabile isolate EspeVRDwgs_2016 chromosome 19, UIUC_Espe_1.0, whole genome shotgun sequence, the proteins below share one genomic window:
- the si:dkey-183c6.8 gene encoding protein O-GlcNAcase isoform X2: MDQRKVLFQWMQSWGLNTYLYGPKDDLKHRLLWREVYSHEEEGQLRTLIKEAQSRGLKFVYALSPGQDIVFSSSCDLTLLKRKLRQVSDLGCQAFAILFDDIDHSMCQADSEAFSSFAHAQVTVTNEIYRFLGEPAVFLFCPTEYCGSLCSPSVSKSPYLQTVGEDLLPNIAVIWTGNKVISRKLSVDCLAEVESVLQRSPLIWDNLHANDYDSRRLFLGPFKGREPQLRSHLRGLLLNPNCEFEANYIPLHSLASWYRTGKEERKDKECEYCPDRALSAALHDWMQELNQPLQAGRQSTRADQRYSAPTTRCKTTDKSDCSSTIRETSAVAKLPVFPLDSSSPPSSPTKVRGETEGREGENKSQPNYQPQGSRPSAPPGRGQKAQGWGLCGGKDLLSETQVRLLVGLYYLPHEHGPSAQKLLQDLTWLKANCHMVSANSKKTPPPKIDEWRGRSSRVLSLCEDIAQLHCSVVSGANRAVLYDLYPYVWDLRNTALVAKAFICWLDGRVLSDSSPLATWRNCFHWCGKTTGADQLGVESEPWTFKGGVSGEVQMLLPIGSSSDLFTHPPPLFPTTRLYNIRPFHSKDKLELYRMVRQLHLRTQGGQESSVSHPDIVGDRCLGPCLALCPEYCFILEDELGACGCVLGILDVRSFAKRCQASWMPAMRDKYPPKRGNTHPNTQDLIQLMEEDQGEYPDSLIYHFPSQLRLDALPELVDISVSRTLLAALLTALKANGSQGVFCEVQPTDRQRLEFLTKMGFLEILRGEARSREGVVLGRLL; the protein is encoded by the exons ATGGATCAGAGGAAGGTTCTCTTCCAATG GATGCAAAGTTGGGGGTTGAACACCTACCTGTACGGCCCAAAAGATGACCTGAAACACAGGCTGTTGTGGAGAGAAGTCTACTCTCATGAAGAGGAGG GTCAGCTGCGTACTCTCATCAAGGAGGCCCAGTCGAGAGGCCTGAAGTTTGTTTACGCCCTGTCTCCTGGCCAGGACATtgtcttctcctcttcctgtgACCTGACACTTCTCAAACGCAAACTGAGACAG gtATCAGACCTGGGTTGCCAGGCATTTGCCATTCTGTTTGATGACATCGATCACTCCATGTGTCAGGCTGACAGCGAGGCCTTTTCTTCATTCGCCCATGCTCAGGTCACTGTAACCAATGAGATCTATCGGTTCTTGGGGGAACCAGCTGTCTTCTTATTTTGCCCTACAG AGTACTGTGGTTCTCTGTGTTCTCCGAGTGTATCAAAGTCTCCCTACCTGCAGACTGTTGGAGAGGACCTGCTCCCCAACATAGCAGTGATATGGACAG GCAATAAGGTCATCTCCAGGAAACTGTCTGTAGACTGTCTGGCTGAGGTGGAGTCTGTTCTCCAGCGCTCCCCGCTCATCTGGGACAACCTGCACGCTAATGACTATGACTCCAGACGTCTCTTCCTGGGGCCTTTTAAGGGTAGAGAGCCTCAGCTGAGAAGCCACCTAAGAGGCCTGTTACTCAACCCCAACTGCGAGTTTGAAGCCAATTACATCCCTCTCCATTCGCTGGCGAGCTGGTACAGAACtggaaaagaggaaagaaaag ATAAGGAGTGTGAATACTGTCCTGATAGAGCTCTGTCTGCTGCACTACATGATTGGATGCAGGAACTCAACCAACCACTACAAGCAG GTCGACAGAGCACACGAGCAGACCAGCGTTACTCTGCTCCAACAACTCGCTGCAAAACAACTGACAAATCCGACTGCTCTTCCACAATCAGAGAAACCTCTGCCGTGGCCAAGCTCCCTGTTTTCCCCCTGGACTCCAGTTCACCCCCATCGTCACCCACTAAGGTCAGGGGGGAGACggagggaagagagggggagaaTAAGAGTCAACCCAATTACCAACCTCAAGGATCTAGGCCTAGTGCACCCCCAGGCAGGGGACAGAAGGCCCAGGGTTGGGGGCTCTGTGGTGGGAAGGACCTACTAAGTGAGACCCAGGTGCGGCTGCTGGTTGGTCTTTATTATCTGCCCCACGAGCATGGCCCGTCTGCCCAGAAACTGCTGCAGGACCTGACCTGGCTGAAAGCAAACTGCCACATGGTCAGCGCCAACAGCAAGAAGACACCGCCTCCAAAg ATTGATGAGTGGCGTGGCCGGTCCTCCAGGGTCCTGTCCCTGTGTGAAGACATAGCACAGCTGCACTGCAGCGTGGTGAGCGGGGCCAACAGGGCTGTGCTCTATGACCTTTACCCTTATGTGTGGGACCTGAGGAACACGGCTCTGGTGGCAAAAGCATTCATATGCTGGCTGG ATGGGCGTGTGCTGAGTGACAGTTCCCCCCTGGCCACCTGGAGGAACTGCTTCCACT GGTGTGGGAAGACCACAGGGGCAGACCAACTGGGAGTGGAGTCAGAACCATGGACGTTCAAAGGGGGCGTGTCTGGGGAGGTGCAG atgcTTTTACCAATAGGCAGCAGCAGTGATCTCTTcactcatcctcctcctctcttccctaCCACTCGTCTCTATAACATCAGGCCCTTCCACAGCAAGGACAAG ttggAGTTGTATCGTATGGTGCGCCAACTCCACCTGAGGACTCAGGGTGGCCAAGAGTCCAGCGTTTCTCACCCAGATATCGTCGgagacag ATGTCTCGGACCATGCCTAGCGTTGTGCCCAGAGTACTGTTTCATCCTGGAGGATGAGCTGGGTGCGTGTGGCTGTGTGTTGGGCATTTTGGATGTGCGTTCCTTTGCCAAGCGGTGCCAGGCCAGCTGGATGCCTGCCATGAGGGACAAATACCCACCTAAAAGGGgcaacacacaccccaacacacag GACTTGATCCAGCTGATGGAGGAGGACCAGGGAGAGTACCCAGACTCTCTCATCTATCACTTCCCCTCTCAGCTGCGACTGGACGCCCTGCCAGAGCTGGTGGACATCAGCGTCAGCCGCACCCTGCTCGCTGCCCTCCTCACTGCACTTAAGGCCAACG gatcTCAGGGTGTGTTCTGCGAGGTGCAGCCAACAGACCGTCAGAGGCTGGAGTTCTTGACAAAAATGGGTTTCCTGGAGATCCTCAGAGGAGAAGCCAGGAGCAGAGAGGGAGTGGTGTTGGGAAGGCTACTCTGA
- the si:dkey-183c6.8 gene encoding protein O-GlcNAcase isoform X1 produces the protein MEEKKQFLCGVVEGFYGRPWTMDQRKVLFQWMQSWGLNTYLYGPKDDLKHRLLWREVYSHEEEGQLRTLIKEAQSRGLKFVYALSPGQDIVFSSSCDLTLLKRKLRQVSDLGCQAFAILFDDIDHSMCQADSEAFSSFAHAQVTVTNEIYRFLGEPAVFLFCPTEYCGSLCSPSVSKSPYLQTVGEDLLPNIAVIWTGNKVISRKLSVDCLAEVESVLQRSPLIWDNLHANDYDSRRLFLGPFKGREPQLRSHLRGLLLNPNCEFEANYIPLHSLASWYRTGKEERKDKECEYCPDRALSAALHDWMQELNQPLQAGRQSTRADQRYSAPTTRCKTTDKSDCSSTIRETSAVAKLPVFPLDSSSPPSSPTKVRGETEGREGENKSQPNYQPQGSRPSAPPGRGQKAQGWGLCGGKDLLSETQVRLLVGLYYLPHEHGPSAQKLLQDLTWLKANCHMVSANSKKTPPPKIDEWRGRSSRVLSLCEDIAQLHCSVVSGANRAVLYDLYPYVWDLRNTALVAKAFICWLDGRVLSDSSPLATWRNCFHWCGKTTGADQLGVESEPWTFKGGVSGEVQMLLPIGSSSDLFTHPPPLFPTTRLYNIRPFHSKDKLELYRMVRQLHLRTQGGQESSVSHPDIVGDRCLGPCLALCPEYCFILEDELGACGCVLGILDVRSFAKRCQASWMPAMRDKYPPKRGNTHPNTQDLIQLMEEDQGEYPDSLIYHFPSQLRLDALPELVDISVSRTLLAALLTALKANGSQGVFCEVQPTDRQRLEFLTKMGFLEILRGEARSREGVVLGRLL, from the exons ATGGAAGAGAAGAAGCAGTTTCTTTGTGGGGTGGTGGAAG GTTTCTACGGGAGGCCATGGACTATGGATCAGAGGAAGGTTCTCTTCCAATG GATGCAAAGTTGGGGGTTGAACACCTACCTGTACGGCCCAAAAGATGACCTGAAACACAGGCTGTTGTGGAGAGAAGTCTACTCTCATGAAGAGGAGG GTCAGCTGCGTACTCTCATCAAGGAGGCCCAGTCGAGAGGCCTGAAGTTTGTTTACGCCCTGTCTCCTGGCCAGGACATtgtcttctcctcttcctgtgACCTGACACTTCTCAAACGCAAACTGAGACAG gtATCAGACCTGGGTTGCCAGGCATTTGCCATTCTGTTTGATGACATCGATCACTCCATGTGTCAGGCTGACAGCGAGGCCTTTTCTTCATTCGCCCATGCTCAGGTCACTGTAACCAATGAGATCTATCGGTTCTTGGGGGAACCAGCTGTCTTCTTATTTTGCCCTACAG AGTACTGTGGTTCTCTGTGTTCTCCGAGTGTATCAAAGTCTCCCTACCTGCAGACTGTTGGAGAGGACCTGCTCCCCAACATAGCAGTGATATGGACAG GCAATAAGGTCATCTCCAGGAAACTGTCTGTAGACTGTCTGGCTGAGGTGGAGTCTGTTCTCCAGCGCTCCCCGCTCATCTGGGACAACCTGCACGCTAATGACTATGACTCCAGACGTCTCTTCCTGGGGCCTTTTAAGGGTAGAGAGCCTCAGCTGAGAAGCCACCTAAGAGGCCTGTTACTCAACCCCAACTGCGAGTTTGAAGCCAATTACATCCCTCTCCATTCGCTGGCGAGCTGGTACAGAACtggaaaagaggaaagaaaag ATAAGGAGTGTGAATACTGTCCTGATAGAGCTCTGTCTGCTGCACTACATGATTGGATGCAGGAACTCAACCAACCACTACAAGCAG GTCGACAGAGCACACGAGCAGACCAGCGTTACTCTGCTCCAACAACTCGCTGCAAAACAACTGACAAATCCGACTGCTCTTCCACAATCAGAGAAACCTCTGCCGTGGCCAAGCTCCCTGTTTTCCCCCTGGACTCCAGTTCACCCCCATCGTCACCCACTAAGGTCAGGGGGGAGACggagggaagagagggggagaaTAAGAGTCAACCCAATTACCAACCTCAAGGATCTAGGCCTAGTGCACCCCCAGGCAGGGGACAGAAGGCCCAGGGTTGGGGGCTCTGTGGTGGGAAGGACCTACTAAGTGAGACCCAGGTGCGGCTGCTGGTTGGTCTTTATTATCTGCCCCACGAGCATGGCCCGTCTGCCCAGAAACTGCTGCAGGACCTGACCTGGCTGAAAGCAAACTGCCACATGGTCAGCGCCAACAGCAAGAAGACACCGCCTCCAAAg ATTGATGAGTGGCGTGGCCGGTCCTCCAGGGTCCTGTCCCTGTGTGAAGACATAGCACAGCTGCACTGCAGCGTGGTGAGCGGGGCCAACAGGGCTGTGCTCTATGACCTTTACCCTTATGTGTGGGACCTGAGGAACACGGCTCTGGTGGCAAAAGCATTCATATGCTGGCTGG ATGGGCGTGTGCTGAGTGACAGTTCCCCCCTGGCCACCTGGAGGAACTGCTTCCACT GGTGTGGGAAGACCACAGGGGCAGACCAACTGGGAGTGGAGTCAGAACCATGGACGTTCAAAGGGGGCGTGTCTGGGGAGGTGCAG atgcTTTTACCAATAGGCAGCAGCAGTGATCTCTTcactcatcctcctcctctcttccctaCCACTCGTCTCTATAACATCAGGCCCTTCCACAGCAAGGACAAG ttggAGTTGTATCGTATGGTGCGCCAACTCCACCTGAGGACTCAGGGTGGCCAAGAGTCCAGCGTTTCTCACCCAGATATCGTCGgagacag ATGTCTCGGACCATGCCTAGCGTTGTGCCCAGAGTACTGTTTCATCCTGGAGGATGAGCTGGGTGCGTGTGGCTGTGTGTTGGGCATTTTGGATGTGCGTTCCTTTGCCAAGCGGTGCCAGGCCAGCTGGATGCCTGCCATGAGGGACAAATACCCACCTAAAAGGGgcaacacacaccccaacacacag GACTTGATCCAGCTGATGGAGGAGGACCAGGGAGAGTACCCAGACTCTCTCATCTATCACTTCCCCTCTCAGCTGCGACTGGACGCCCTGCCAGAGCTGGTGGACATCAGCGTCAGCCGCACCCTGCTCGCTGCCCTCCTCACTGCACTTAAGGCCAACG gatcTCAGGGTGTGTTCTGCGAGGTGCAGCCAACAGACCGTCAGAGGCTGGAGTTCTTGACAAAAATGGGTTTCCTGGAGATCCTCAGAGGAGAAGCCAGGAGCAGAGAGGGAGTGGTGTTGGGAAGGCTACTCTGA